The proteins below are encoded in one region of Brachyspira intermedia PWS/A:
- the hydE gene encoding [FeFe] hydrogenase H-cluster radical SAM maturase HydE, with translation MININKVKEIINRIEIEEKISREDALSLLSSFKYDNNINIKKLNDEEKEEVKKLKEYLRIKAREKADKIFGKYVFMRGLIEFTNYCKNDCIYCGIRKSNKNAERYRLDKEDILSCCKLGYEIGFRTFVLQGGEDPYYNLEIMSDIVESIKTKYPDCALTLSIGEKEEEYYKILKEKGANRFLLRHETSDNIHYSKLHPDDMSLENRKECLRTLKKLGYQTGTGIMVGSPYQTLENIADDFIFMQEIKPEMIGIGPFLPHKDTPFANEKKGELELTLILISVLRLIFPLSLIPATTALGTIKEGGREMGILYGANVVMPNLSPMNVRKKYLLYNDKIATGSESAEGVESLRKNILDIGYILTGERGDFDINRHI, from the coding sequence TTGATTAATATAAATAAAGTAAAAGAAATTATTAACAGAATAGAAATAGAAGAAAAAATATCAAGAGAAGATGCTTTGAGTCTTTTGTCATCTTTTAAATATGATAATAATATCAATATAAAAAAATTAAATGATGAAGAAAAAGAAGAAGTAAAAAAATTAAAAGAATATTTAAGAATTAAGGCAAGAGAAAAGGCTGATAAAATATTCGGCAAATATGTTTTTATGCGCGGGCTTATAGAGTTTACTAATTATTGTAAGAATGACTGTATATACTGCGGAATAAGAAAAAGCAATAAAAATGCAGAAAGATACAGACTAGATAAAGAAGATATTTTATCATGCTGCAAACTTGGTTATGAGATAGGATTTAGAACATTTGTACTTCAGGGCGGTGAAGACCCTTATTATAATTTAGAAATTATGTCTGATATAGTAGAATCAATTAAAACAAAATATCCAGATTGTGCTTTAACATTATCAATAGGTGAGAAAGAAGAAGAGTATTATAAAATATTAAAAGAAAAAGGTGCTAATAGATTTTTGCTTAGACATGAAACTTCTGATAATATTCACTATTCAAAACTTCACCCTGATGATATGAGTTTAGAAAATAGAAAAGAGTGTTTAAGAACTTTGAAAAAATTAGGATATCAAACAGGTACAGGTATAATGGTTGGAAGCCCTTATCAAACTTTGGAAAATATCGCTGATGATTTTATTTTTATGCAGGAGATAAAACCGGAGATGATAGGTATAGGACCTTTTCTTCCTCATAAAGACACACCTTTTGCTAATGAAAAAAAAGGAGAGTTGGAACTTACTTTAATATTAATAAGTGTACTTCGTTTAATCTTTCCTTTATCATTGATACCTGCTACTACGGCACTTGGAACTATTAAAGAAGGAGGACGTGAAATGGGCATACTTTATGGAGCTAATGTTGTTATGCCTAATTTATCGCCTATGAATGTCAGAAAAAAATATTTGCTTTATAATGATAAAATTGCCACAGGAAGCGAATCAGCTGAAGGTGTTGAAAGTCTTAGAAAAAATATATTAGATATAGGCTACATACTCACAGGAGAACGTGGCGATTTTGATATTAACAGACATATTTAA
- the hydF gene encoding [FeFe] hydrogenase H-cluster maturation GTPase HydF, which translates to MNDTPNSNRTHIAIFGRRNAGKSSIINAIANQNIAIVSDTAGTTTDPVKKAIEINGIGACTIVDTAGFDDEGELGALRIERTKKIMESSDIALLVFDASFKDNDYSLELKWKNKLETLEIPIIAVFNKIDLNTDYKNIEQNIKEIFNLETVSISASNNINIDSLIETIKLTIPKTEEISITGHIIKEDDIVMLVMPQDIQAPKGRLILPQVQTIRDILDNKSVIMASTFDKFENALKALSKAPKVIITDSQVFKEVEKLKPKESLLTSFSVLFARYKGDEEVYKKGADFIDNLTKESKILIAESCTHVPLEGDIGRVKIPNLLKKKFGFEFDIDYVAGNDFPDDLSKYDLIIHCGGCMGTRKHILNRIRICKEQNVPITNYGMTIAKINGVKYI; encoded by the coding sequence ATGAATGATACACCGAATTCAAATAGAACTCATATTGCAATATTTGGAAGAAGAAATGCAGGTAAATCTAGTATTATAAATGCAATAGCCAATCAGAATATAGCAATAGTTTCTGATACTGCTGGAACAACTACGGACCCAGTTAAAAAAGCTATAGAAATAAATGGCATAGGAGCATGTACTATTGTTGATACTGCAGGCTTTGATGATGAGGGAGAGCTTGGGGCTTTAAGAATAGAAAGAACTAAAAAAATAATGGAGTCATCCGATATAGCTTTGCTTGTTTTTGATGCGTCTTTTAAAGATAATGATTATTCATTGGAGTTGAAATGGAAAAATAAACTTGAAACTTTAGAGATACCAATTATAGCGGTTTTTAATAAAATAGATTTAAATACTGATTATAAAAATATAGAACAAAATATAAAAGAAATTTTTAATTTAGAAACCGTTTCAATAAGTGCTTCTAATAATATTAATATAGATTCATTAATAGAAACTATAAAATTAACAATTCCAAAAACAGAAGAAATAAGTATAACAGGGCATATAATAAAAGAAGATGATATAGTAATGCTTGTTATGCCTCAGGATATTCAAGCCCCTAAAGGCAGATTGATTCTTCCTCAAGTTCAAACTATAAGGGATATTTTAGACAATAAATCTGTGATAATGGCTTCGACTTTTGATAAATTTGAAAATGCATTAAAAGCATTAAGCAAAGCACCTAAAGTAATAATAACAGATTCTCAAGTTTTTAAAGAAGTAGAAAAATTAAAACCTAAAGAAAGTTTATTAACTTCATTTTCTGTATTATTTGCCCGTTATAAAGGAGATGAAGAAGTATATAAAAAAGGTGCTGATTTTATAGATAATTTAACAAAGGAGAGTAAAATATTAATAGCAGAAAGCTGTACTCATGTCCCTTTGGAAGGAGATATAGGAAGAGTAAAAATTCCAAATTTATTGAAAAAGAAATTTGGTTTTGAGTTTGATATAGATTATGTGGCAGGAAATGATTTTCCAGATGATTTATCAAAATATGATTTGATTATACATTGCGGCGGCTGCATGGGTACTAGAAAACATATTTTAAATAGAATAAGAATATGCAAAGAACAGAATGTACCTATTACTAATTACGGAATGACTATAGCAAAGATTAATGGAGTGAAATATATATAA
- the hydG gene encoding [FeFe] hydrogenase H-cluster radical SAM maturase HydG — translation MSSATLFKYDSKSRNANEFINDEEILKTISQVESGNYNIRNILDKAKEMKGLEPNEALALLLCDDKDAENEMFEIAKKIKLEIYGKRIVLFAPLYLSNYCINGCVYCPYHAKNKHIARKQLTQDEIRAEVIALQDMGHKRLALETGEDPDYASMEYLLESIKTIYSIKHKNGAIRRVNVNIAATTVENYKKLKDAGIGTYVLFQETYHKPTYEKVHTSGPKSNYEYHTEAMDRAMEGGIDDVGIGVLFGLYNYKYDFTAMLYHAKHLEDTFGCGPHTISVPRIRPADDVDVKSFPNAITDSLFKKIVAVLRIAVPYTGIIVSTRESQKSREEVLEVGVSQISGGSRTSVGGYVEEEEENSKQFEISDNRSLDDIIKWLADIDYLPSFCTACYREGRTGDRFMAFAKSGQIKNFCQANAIITLKEYENDYAKEETKKSIDKVIINEIEKVPNEKVKVKLVDSLKGIDAGRRDFKF, via the coding sequence ATGTCTTCTGCTACTTTGTTTAAGTACGATTCAAAATCAAGAAATGCAAATGAATTTATCAATGATGAAGAAATTTTAAAAACCATATCTCAGGTGGAAAGCGGTAATTACAATATAAGAAATATATTGGATAAGGCTAAAGAGATGAAAGGGCTTGAACCTAATGAGGCATTAGCTTTACTACTTTGCGATGATAAAGATGCTGAAAATGAAATGTTTGAAATAGCTAAGAAAATAAAATTAGAAATATACGGAAAAAGAATAGTTTTATTTGCTCCTCTTTATTTATCAAACTATTGTATTAATGGATGTGTTTACTGTCCTTATCATGCTAAAAATAAACATATAGCTAGAAAGCAATTAACTCAAGATGAAATTAGAGCTGAAGTTATAGCATTGCAAGATATGGGACATAAAAGACTTGCATTAGAAACTGGGGAAGATCCTGATTATGCTAGTATGGAATATTTACTTGAATCAATAAAAACAATATACAGCATTAAGCATAAAAACGGAGCTATTAGAAGAGTTAATGTTAATATTGCCGCAACTACAGTAGAAAATTATAAGAAGTTAAAAGATGCAGGCATTGGTACTTATGTATTATTTCAAGAAACATACCATAAACCAACTTATGAGAAAGTTCACACAAGCGGCCCAAAAAGTAATTATGAATATCATACAGAGGCAATGGACAGAGCTATGGAAGGTGGGATTGATGATGTAGGTATAGGAGTATTGTTCGGACTTTATAATTATAAATATGATTTTACTGCTATGCTTTATCATGCTAAACATTTGGAAGATACTTTTGGATGCGGCCCTCATACTATAAGCGTACCAAGAATAAGACCTGCTGATGATGTTGATGTTAAAAGTTTTCCTAATGCTATTACTGATAGCTTATTCAAAAAAATAGTTGCTGTTTTAAGAATCGCTGTTCCTTATACTGGTATTATTGTTTCTACAAGAGAGAGTCAGAAATCAAGAGAAGAAGTTTTAGAGGTTGGAGTTTCTCAAATAAGCGGTGGATCAAGAACTAGTGTTGGAGGATATGTTGAGGAGGAAGAAGAGAATTCCAAACAGTTTGAAATTTCAGATAACCGTTCTCTTGATGATATTATAAAATGGCTTGCTGATATAGATTATCTTCCTAGTTTCTGTACTGCTTGCTATAGAGAGGGAAGAACAGGAGATAGATTCATGGCATTTGCTAAAAGCGGACAAATAAAAAATTTCTGTCAGGCTAATGCTATAATAACTTTAAAAGAATATGAGAATGATTATGCAAAAGAAGAAACTAAAAAATCTATAGATAAAGTTATAATAAATGAAATAGAAAAAGTGCCTAATGAAAAGGTAAAGGTAAAATTGGTAGATTCTTTAAAAGGTATAGATGCTGGAAGGAGAGATTTCAAATTTTAA
- a CDS encoding TM1266 family iron-only hydrogenase system putative regulator, which translates to MENNRIAVVGIIVEKTENVSKVNEILHDYSDFIIGRMGIPYREENINIISIVLNAPNDKINSLTGKLGMLEGVSAKALYANKK; encoded by the coding sequence ATGGAAAATAATAGAATTGCTGTTGTAGGAATAATAGTAGAAAAAACAGAAAATGTTTCAAAAGTTAATGAAATTCTGCATGATTACAGCGATTTTATTATAGGAAGGATGGGAATTCCTTATAGAGAAGAGAATATAAATATAATCAGTATAGTCTTAAATGCTCCTAATGATAAAATTAATAGTTTAACAGGCAAACTTGGTATGCTTGAAGGTGTTTCTGCAAAAGCACTTTATGCAAATAAAAAATAA
- a CDS encoding methyl-accepting chemotaxis protein, with amino-acid sequence MSRFNSLSFKLPITISLMSIIMLGFLLSASVFFSNKGITQSTDTGFKNTVEGYANLFDSILDAQIMVNVAYSSSANIRNYLTDMSNSYRNNVDLDITSYIENNNFIENISIMNTNGVIVFDKNEKLIGRNFMDLRPDMMRKLLAGEELAFGNEIKQSAATGELTISLGIRILDYNNQLIGYLVSIIKIMVIYDNYFSNIKLGRTGRIVAVNDQLKVVMDTDPNEIAKDAPNEYDNIIKSGSVSGNISYVANNHVREGFYKKMKIHPWIVAYAMDEEEIYEINKSILVTSIIIGIISMVLMTLVVFLFTKSIIKPLNIIVEEAKEIEEGKLVINRKPLNRKDELGQLSHSFTSMRIKLIEVIETTLNNADKMSLAANNLAAGNKDLSRRSENTAANLEETASSMEEISSAISMATSNSVKGNEMMNHCRESIDNATSVVSETVRSMNEVNADSEKIKDIIKVIEGIAFQTNILALNAAVEAARAGDQGKGFAVVASEVRSLAQSSQDSAKDITELVNQVYEKINRANKIVESQEELFMSIKNEIDETANIIKDISSAALEQQSGVAQVNKAVTEMDSITQENAALVEESTASSLALYDDAKELQSVMSFFRIER; translated from the coding sequence ATGAGTAGATTTAATAGTCTGTCTTTTAAACTGCCGATTACTATCAGTTTAATGTCTATAATAATGTTAGGGTTTTTATTAAGTGCATCTGTATTTTTTTCAAACAAAGGAATAACACAAAGTACAGATACAGGTTTCAAGAATACAGTAGAAGGATATGCGAATCTATTTGATTCTATATTAGATGCTCAAATAATGGTAAATGTAGCCTATTCCAGCAGTGCTAATATTAGAAATTATCTTACAGATATGAGTAATTCCTATAGAAATAATGTTGATTTAGATATAACTTCATATATAGAGAACAATAATTTCATTGAAAATATTTCAATAATGAATACTAATGGTGTAATAGTTTTTGATAAAAATGAAAAATTGATAGGAAGAAATTTTATGGATTTAAGACCGGATATGATGCGAAAATTATTAGCCGGGGAAGAGTTAGCTTTTGGAAATGAAATTAAACAGTCAGCAGCTACAGGAGAACTTACAATATCTTTAGGTATAAGAATACTTGATTATAATAATCAGTTAATAGGATATTTAGTCTCTATTATAAAAATAATGGTTATATATGATAATTATTTCAGTAATATAAAGTTGGGAAGAACAGGAAGAATAGTAGCAGTTAATGATCAGCTTAAAGTTGTGATGGATACAGATCCGAATGAAATAGCTAAAGATGCTCCTAATGAATATGATAATATAATTAAAAGCGGATCGGTATCTGGAAATATTAGTTATGTTGCCAATAATCATGTTAGAGAGGGTTTTTATAAAAAGATGAAAATTCATCCTTGGATAGTAGCTTATGCTATGGATGAAGAAGAAATTTATGAGATAAATAAATCTATACTTGTAACTAGTATTATTATAGGTATAATATCTATGGTGCTTATGACACTGGTAGTATTCCTATTTACTAAGAGCATAATAAAACCTTTAAATATAATAGTGGAAGAGGCTAAAGAAATAGAAGAGGGAAAACTTGTAATTAATAGAAAGCCTTTAAATAGAAAAGATGAACTTGGACAATTATCTCATTCTTTTACTTCTATGCGTATAAAACTTATAGAAGTAATAGAAACAACTTTAAATAATGCAGATAAAATGTCACTTGCCGCAAATAACTTGGCAGCAGGCAATAAAGATTTATCAAGAAGATCAGAAAATACAGCAGCAAATCTTGAGGAAACAGCATCATCTATGGAAGAAATATCTTCAGCTATATCTATGGCAACAAGTAATTCTGTCAAAGGTAATGAAATGATGAATCATTGTAGGGAGTCTATAGACAATGCTACATCAGTTGTATCAGAAACAGTTAGAAGTATGAATGAAGTTAATGCTGATAGTGAAAAGATTAAAGATATAATAAAAGTTATTGAGGGTATAGCATTTCAAACTAATATATTAGCTTTAAATGCGGCAGTAGAAGCAGCTAGAGCAGGTGATCAGGGTAAAGGTTTTGCGGTAGTAGCAAGCGAAGTAAGAAGTTTAGCACAGAGCAGTCAGGATTCAGCTAAAGATATCACAGAGTTAGTTAATCAAGTATATGAAAAAATTAATAGAGCCAATAAAATAGTAGAGAGTCAAGAAGAACTATTTATGAGTATAAAAAATGAAATAGATGAAACAGCAAATATTATAAAAGATATTAGTTCAGCAGCTTTAGAACAGCAGTCAGGAGTAGCTCAGGTAAATAAAGCAGTAACAGAAATGGATTCTATAACTCAGGAGAATGCTGCATTAGTAGAAGAGTCTACAGCTTCATCACTTGCTTTATATGATGATGCTAAAGAACTTCAGTCTGTTATGAGTTTCTTTAGAATAGAAAGATAA